A window of Citrus sinensis cultivar Valencia sweet orange chromosome 7, DVS_A1.0, whole genome shotgun sequence contains these coding sequences:
- the LOC102619338 gene encoding dof zinc finger protein DOF3.1-like produces MQDPATFNPMKPHFPESEQLKCPRCESTNTKFCYYNNYNLSQPRHFCKNCRRYWTRGGALRNIPIGGGTRKSNTKKRQKPDPDPSRSNPTRKSQETANTQSMLQAAATTSTSSQEPAVTLPGAVARESGTEHDPRRLYGLPLDQDHKMLDITGSFSSLLASNGGLGSVLDGITPNGSGFKMVQMGGFGENFGSDQSLDLISVRGSGSQNQGNNNGGESFMQSGNNDSSCWSGGSNGWPDLAIYTPSSNFQ; encoded by the coding sequence ATGCAGGATCCAGCAACATTTAATCCGATGAAGCCCCATTTTCCGGAATCGGAGCAGCTGAAATGCCCCCGCTGTGAGTCAACAAACACCAAATTCTGCTACTACAACAACTACAATCTCTCTCAGCCTCGCCACTTTTGCAAGAACTGCAGACGGTACTGGACCAGAGGGGGTGCCCTTAGAAACATTCCCATCGGTGGTGGTACCCGTAAAAGTAACACCAAGAAGCGCCAGAAGCCTGACCCAGATCCTTCCCGGTCCAACCCGACCCGGAAATCTCAAGAAACAGCCAACACACAATCAATGTTACAGGCCGCAGCAACTACTAGTACTAGTTCACAGGAACCTGCCGTGACTTTGCCCGGTGCAGTGGCCCGAGAGTCTGGGACGGAGCACGACCCGAGAAGGTTATACGGGTTGCCATTGGATCAGGATCATAAGATGCTGGACATCACAGGGAGCTTTAGTTCACTGCTGGCCTCTAATGGTGGGCTTGGAAGTGTTTTGGATGGGATTACTCCAAATGGGTCGGGTTTTAAAATGGTCCAAATGGGTGGTTTTGGGGAGAATTTTGGTTCCGATCAGagtttggatttgatttcggTTCGGGGTTCCGGGTCACAAAATCAGGGTAACAATAATGGTGGTGAGAGTTTTATGCAAAGTGGTAATAATGATTCAAGTTGTTGGAGTGGTGGGAGTAATGGGTGGCCTGATCTTGCTATTTACACCCCGAGTTCTAATTTCCAGTAA
- the LOC102618851 gene encoding uncharacterized protein LOC102618851 isoform X1 — translation MDSKLPQLQSKASQASEFLIKNGSAYIKQLLEDNKQHIKDPPNIETCQFLAKQLFHTRLASIPNRVDAFWKELDGLKQFLKNRELEMNLDNAGLAALFGVECFAWFCGGEIIGRGFTITAMEEFLVIKSSINTSDQSTGMNNQSTNKCYWEIHK, via the exons ATGGATTCAAAGTTGCCTCAGTTGCAATCAAAGGCATCTCAAGCATCAGAATTTTTGATCAAGAATGGAAGTGCTTATATCAAGCAATTGTTAGAGGACAACAAGCAACATATCAAAGATCCACCCAACATAGAGACTTGCCAATTCCTAGCCAAACAATTGTTTCATACTCGTCTTGCaag TATCCCGAATCGCGTCGATGCATTCTGGAAGGAACTGGATGGTCTTAAGCAGTTCTTGAAGAACAGGGAGCTGGAGATGAACTTGGATAATGCTGGCCTTGCTGCTTTGTTTGGAGTTGAGTGCTTTGCATGGTTCTGTGGTGGTGAGATTATTGGAAGAGGCTTCACAATTACAG CCATGGAGGAATTTCTTGTCATTAAATCTTCAATAAATACCAGCGATCAGTCAACAGGCATGAATAATCAATCAACCAATAAATGTTACTGGGAAATCCATAAATAG
- the LOC102618851 gene encoding uncharacterized protein LOC102618851 isoform X3: MDSKLPQLQSKASQASEFLIKNGSAYIKQLLEDNKQHIKDPPNIETCQFLAKQLFHTRLASIPNRVDAFWKELDGLKQFLKNRELEMNLDNAGLAALFGVECFAWFCGGEIIGRGFTITAVNPDKD; the protein is encoded by the exons ATGGATTCAAAGTTGCCTCAGTTGCAATCAAAGGCATCTCAAGCATCAGAATTTTTGATCAAGAATGGAAGTGCTTATATCAAGCAATTGTTAGAGGACAACAAGCAACATATCAAAGATCCACCCAACATAGAGACTTGCCAATTCCTAGCCAAACAATTGTTTCATACTCGTCTTGCaag TATCCCGAATCGCGTCGATGCATTCTGGAAGGAACTGGATGGTCTTAAGCAGTTCTTGAAGAACAGGGAGCTGGAGATGAACTTGGATAATGCTGGCCTTGCTGCTTTGTTTGGAGTTGAGTGCTTTGCATGGTTCTGTGGTGGTGAGATTATTGGAAGAGGCTTCACAATTACAG CGGTGAATCCGGATAAAGACTAG
- the LOC102618851 gene encoding uncharacterized protein LOC102618851 isoform X2, with translation MDSKLPQLQSKASQASEFLIKNGSAYIKQLLEDNKQHIKDPPNIETCQFLAKQLFHTRLASIPNRVDAFWKELDGLKQFLKNRELEMNLDNAGLAALFGVECFAWFCGGEIIGRGFTITGYHVLLYFLYLT, from the exons ATGGATTCAAAGTTGCCTCAGTTGCAATCAAAGGCATCTCAAGCATCAGAATTTTTGATCAAGAATGGAAGTGCTTATATCAAGCAATTGTTAGAGGACAACAAGCAACATATCAAAGATCCACCCAACATAGAGACTTGCCAATTCCTAGCCAAACAATTGTTTCATACTCGTCTTGCaag TATCCCGAATCGCGTCGATGCATTCTGGAAGGAACTGGATGGTCTTAAGCAGTTCTTGAAGAACAGGGAGCTGGAGATGAACTTGGATAATGCTGGCCTTGCTGCTTTGTTTGGAGTTGAGTGCTTTGCATGGTTCTGTGGTGGTGAGATTATTGGAAGAGGCTTCACAATTACAGGTTACCATGTTTTACTCTACTTCCTATACTTAACCTAG
- the LOC102618563 gene encoding uncharacterized protein LOC102618563 encodes MAVVSRTASRLALTSPATPRPTLLHSTRCFSSSSYSPSPSPSSSPQPRATFGPVGLSKASEYVISKVDNLLNWVRRRSLWPMTFGLACCAVEMMHTGAARYDLDRFGIIFRPSPRQSDVMIVAGNLTNKMAPALRKVYDQMPEPRWVISMGSRANGGGYYHYSYSVVRGCDRIVPVDIYVPGCPPTAEALLYGILQLQKKINRRRDFLHWWTK; translated from the exons GGCTGTTGTGTCCAGAACAGCGTCACGTCTGGCTCTCACCTCACCCGCAACCCCAAGACCAACTCTTCTCCACTCAACACGCTGCTTCTCTTCCTCTTCATATTCACCTTCGCCTTCACCTTCATCTTCACCTCAACCTCGGGCAACATTCGGCCCAGTGGGCCTGTCAAAGGCTTCGGAATACGTGATATCGAAGGTGGATAATCTCTTGAACTGGGTCCGTCGCCGCTCCCTGTGGCCCATGACCTTCGGTCTGGCGTGCTGTGCTGTTGAGATGATGCACACGGGTGCTGCTAGGTATGACTTGGACCGTTTCGGAATCATTTTCAGGCCCAGCCCCCGGCAGAGTGATGTAATGATTGTTGCAGGCAACCTCACAAACAAAATGGCCCCTGCACTTAGAAA GGTTTATGATCAAATGCCTGAACCGCGCTGGGTGATATCAATGGGGAGCCGTGCTAATGGAGGTGGCTATTATCACTACTCCTACTCGGTTGTTCGAGGCTGCGATAGAATTGTTCCCGTCGATATATACGTTCCCGGCTGTCCGCCCACAGCCGAGGCCTTACTATATGGAATCCTCCAGCTGCAGAAGAAAATCAACAGACGCAGGGATTTTCTTCATTGGTGGACCAAGTGA